The Malus sylvestris chromosome 12, drMalSylv7.2, whole genome shotgun sequence genome contains a region encoding:
- the LOC126592240 gene encoding uncharacterized protein LOC126592240 produces MGQLAHSLAVREKCSFPSQTEVNPRNHEQAKAITLRRGKQVKTTADFEKNNEEEKVETISQEEQPLSDVVQPLAILGTTSKASPQLVIAATPLPKPVVQPVKPYVPPIPFPQRLKKNMLDEKYFKFLEMFKKLEINIPFTDALEQMPNYAKFMKDIISKKRKFGDHEKIQLTEECSAILQRKLPLKQKDRGSFKIPCIIGTNLFEKALCDLGSSINLLPLSVAKNIGIGEIKPTTVSLQMADRSIAYPEGIIEDVLVKVDKLIFPADFLVLDMEEDYETQLILGRPFLITARTLIDVEQGVLTLRIGEEKAILIPGLNLSFT; encoded by the exons ATGGGGCAGTTAGCTCATTCTTTAGCAGTTAGAGAAAAATGTTCTTTTCCAAGCCAAACTGAAGTTAATCCGAGAAACCATGAGCAAGCTAAAGCAATAACTCTTCGAAGAGGGAAACAAGTGAAAACAACAGCTGATTTTGAGAAAAACAATGAGGAAGAAAAGGTAGAAACCATTTCACAAGAGGAGCAGCCATTGTCCGATGTTGTACAACCACTAGCTATATTGGGAAccacttcaaaagcttcaccacaattAGTCATTGCAGCCACGCCACTCCCTAAACCTGTTGTCCAACCCGTGAAGCCATATGTGCCCCCTATTCCTTTTCCTCAACGGCtcaagaagaatatgttagatgaGAAGTATTTCAAATTCTTAGAGATGTTTAAGAAATTGGAGATTAATATTCCATTTACCGATGCTTTGGAGCAGATGCCGAATTATGCTAAATTCATGAAGGATATCatctcaaagaaaagaaaatttggcGATCATGAGAAGATTCAGTTGACAGAAGAATGCAGTGCAATCCTTCAAAGAAAGCTTCCGCTCAAGCAAAAAGATAGAGGGAGTTTCAAAATTCCATGCATTATTGGCACTAATTTGTTTGAAAAAGCATTATGTGATTTGGGGtctagtattaatttattaccTTTATCTGTTGCTAAGAACATTGGAATAGGGGAAATTAAACCCACTACTGTTTCTTTGCAGATGGCGGATAGATCAATTGCATATCCAGAGGGAATTATCGAAGATGTGTTAGTGAAGGTTGACAAGCTGATTTTTCCAGCAGATTTCTTGGTGTTGGATATGGAAGAAGATTATGAGACTCAGTTGATTTTGGGTAGGCCATTTCTTATCACAGCTAGGACTTTAATTGATGTGGAACAAGGGGTTTTGACATTGAGAATTGGGGAAGAGAAAGCTATTCTCATTCCTG GTTTAAATCTCTCCTTCACCTAA